A DNA window from Daucus carota subsp. sativus chromosome 3, DH1 v3.0, whole genome shotgun sequence contains the following coding sequences:
- the LOC108212939 gene encoding ankyrin repeat-containing protein At5g02620-like: MNNEVMEKKLYDACYEGDVDALEALIQGDKFTLARVSLSSTFNQTPLHLASMLGHLEFVKSFLSYKPDFEKNLDLQGRSALHLASANGYPSIVKLLIEYDENMCRLCDEDGRTPLHLAVFKGQDECVSELLKVDSESDQERTMLQLCVKYNRLDVLILILESNDQDLSNIKHDDGNTILHSATALGRIQIIKYLVKCRSEVDVNAVNKGGLTALDIIEEMPKDVKNKEIREFLISAGTTRAKSATAATPTSLLIPGEDGVESGHHSKLLNLWKEVKNSAIFHEEVERRDDTLLVGASVIAAMAYTAAISPPGGVTGFDADAFSDAFINSLDSNSTESVLFLPPGGSLLAYFWPGLSDAFWISNTISFMAALSVIFLYVSGYALKKKIFVLFIRGAMWLTLTSMTTAYVCAVVATSPGYSKGLEASYKYNKTDLVLVIGFLAWIGMIVVALLVAAYPYVRSIVMKIIRRIGARNKVNTYEDANTVISTPDTHIV; the protein is encoded by the exons ATGAATAACGAGGTGATGGAGAAGAAGCTGTACGATGCATGTTATGAAGGAGATGTAGATGCGTTGGAGGCATTGATACAAGGAGATAAATTTACTCTTGCTAGGGTTTCGTTGTCTTCTACCTTTAACCAAACACCCTTGCATCTAGCTTCTATGTTAGGTCATCTTGAATTTGTTAAGTCTTTCCTTTCTTATAAGcctgattttgaaaaaaatctaGATCTACAAGGTCGTTCTGCTCTTCATTTGGCATCTGCAAATGGATACCCGAGTATCGTTAAACTGTTGATAGAGTATGATGAGAACATGTGCCGACTTTGTGATGAGGATGGAAGGACTCCTCTTCATTTGGCTGTGTTTAAAGGTCAAGATGAGTGTGTTAGTGAGTTGCTTAAAGTCGACTCTGAGTCTGATCAAGAAAGGACCATGTTGCAGTTGTGTGTCAAGTATAACCGTTTGGATGTTCTCATTCTTATTCTAGAATCAAATGATCAGGATTTGTCAAACATCAAACATGACGACGGCAATACTATACTACACTCGGCCACAGCTTTGGGACGAATCCAG ATAATAAAATACCTAGTTAAGTGTAGAAGTGAAGTTGATGTCAATGCTGTAAATAAAGGTGGTCTCACAGCTTTGGACATAATCGAGGAGATGCCCAAAGATGTGAAAAATAAGGAAATTAGGGAGTTCCTTATCTCAGCTGGTACTACGAGGGCTAAATCAGCCACAGCAGCAACGCCAACTAGCCTACTGATTCCCGGGGAAGACGGAGTAGAATCGGGCCATCATAGTAAGCTGTTAAACCTGTGGAAGGAGGTGAAAAACTCTGCCATCTTTCACGAGGAAGTGGAACGTAGAGACGATACCTTACTGGTAGGAGCATCCGTGATAGCTGCTATGGCATACACAGCAGCTATTAGCCCACCCGGTGGTGTTACTGGATTCGATGCTGATGCATTTAGTGATGCATTTATTAACTCCCTGGATAGTAATTCCACGGAGAGTGTTCTGTTTCTTCCACCTGGGGGTTCCCTACTAGCCTACTTCTGGCCGGGATTGAGTGATGCATTCTGGATATCTAACACCATCTCCTTCATGGCTGCTCTAAGTGTGATATTTCTGTATGTAAGTGGTTATGCTCTGAAAAAGAAGATCTTTGTTCTTTTTATTAGGGGGGCTATGTGGTTAACACTCACATCAATGACTACTGCCTATGTATGTGCAGTTGTGGCCACAAGCCCAGGTTACAGTAAAGGCTTGGAGGCTTCTTACAAGTACAACAAAACGGATTTGGTACTTGTAATAGGATTTCTCGCGTGGATAGGGATGATTGTGGTTGCCCTTCTGGTTGCTGCTTATCCTTACGTCCGTTCCATAGTGATGAAAATAATTAGGAGGATAGGTGCAAGGAACAAGGTCAATACGTATGAAGACGCTAACACTGTCATCAGCACACCAGATACTCATATTGTGTGA
- the LOC108212937 gene encoding ankyrin repeat-containing protein At5g02620, translating to MEKKLYDACLEGDVETFEMLIKGDKLTLARVSLSSCFNQTPLHLASMLGHLEFVKSLLSYKPDFAKNLDLQGRSALHLASANGYPSIVKLLIEYDQNMCRLCDEDGRTPLHLDVFKGQDECVSELLKVDSESGQERTMLQLCVKYNRLNVLILILESNDQDLSNIKHDDGNTILQTATALGRIQIIKYLVKCRSEVDVNAVNKDGLTALDMIEEMPQDVKNKEIREFLISAGTTRAKAATAATPTSLLIPGEYGEEKGHYSKLVNLWKEVKNSAIFHEEVERRDDTLLVGASVIAAMAFAAAISPPGGVTGFDADAFINSLDSNSTDSNSTQSVNMFPPPGGSLLAYFWPGLSDAFWISNTISFMASLSVIFLYVSGYALKKKIFVRFIRGAMWLTLTSMTTAYVCAVEATSAGYEAKKNLALVMGFLAWMGMIVVALLVAAYPSVRCIVTAIVRRMAARNKVNTYEDATSVSTPDTHIV from the exons ATGGAGAAGAAGCTGTACGATGCATGTTTGGAAGGAGATGTGGAGACGTTTGAGATGTTAATCAAAGGAGATAAACTCACTCTTGCTCGGGTTTCATTGTCTTCTTGCTTTAACCAAACACCCTTGCATCTAGCTTCTATGTTAGGTCATCTTGAATTTGTTAAGTCTCTCCTTTCTTATAAGCCTGATTTTGCAAAAAATCTAGATCTACAAGGTCGTTCTGCTCTTCATTTGGCATCTGCAAATGGATACCCGAGTATCGTTAAACTGTTGATAGAGTATGATCAGAACATGTGCCGACTTTGTGATGAGGATGGAAGGACTCCTCTTCATTTGGATGTGTTTAAAGGTCAAGATGAATGTGTTAGTGAGTTGCTTAAAGTCGACTCTGAGTCTGGTCAAGAAAGAACCATGTTGCAGTTGTGTGTCAAGTATAACCGTTTGAATGTTCTCATTCTTATTTTAGAATCAAATGATCAGGATTTGTCAAACATCAAACATGACGATGGCAATACTATATTACAAACTGCCACAGCTTTGGGACGAATCCAG ATAATAAAATACCTAGTGAAGTGTAGAAGTGAAGTTGATGTCAATGCTGTAAATAAAGATGGTCTCACAGCTTTGGACATGATCGAGGAGATGCCCCAAGATGTGAAAAATAAGGAAATTAGGGAGTTCCTTATCTCAGCTGGTACTACAAGGGCTAAAGCAGCCACAGCAGCAACGCCAACTAGCCTCCTGATTCCTGGGGAATACGGAGAAGAAAAGGGCCATTATAGTAAGTTGGTAAACCTGTGGAAGGAGGTGAAAAACTCTGCCATCTTTCACGAGGAAGTGGAACGTAGAGACGATACCTTACTGGTAGGAGCATCGGTGATAGCTGCTATGGCATTCGCAGCAGCTATTAGCCCACCCGGTGGTGTTACTGGATTCGATGCTGATGCATTTATTAACTCCCTGGATAGTAATTCCACGGATAGTAACTCCACGCAGAGTGTTAATATGTTTCCTCCACCTGGGGGTTCCCTACTGGCCTACTTCTGGCCAGGATTGAGTGATGCATTCTGGATATCTAACACCATCTCCTTCATGGCTTCTCTAAGTGTGATATTTCTGTATGTAAGTGGTTATGctctgaagaagaagatttTTGTTCGGTTTATTAGGGGGGCCATGTGGTTAACACTCACATCAATGACTACTGCCTACGTATGTGCAGTTGAAGCCACAAGCGCAGGTTATGAGGCCAAGAAGAATTTGGCACTTGTAATGGGATTTCTCGCGTGGATGGGGATGATTGTGGTTGCCCTTCTGGTTGCTGCTTATCCTTCGGTCCGTTGCATAGTGACTGCAATTGTAAGGAGGATGGCTGCAAGGAACAAGGTCAATACATATGAAGATGCTACCAGTGTCAGCACCCCAGATACTCATATTGTGTGA